In the Verrucomicrobia bacterium CG1_02_43_26 genome, ATAGGCGCAGTACTAGGCCATTTACTGTTTGGGTTTTCGATCAGCCAACTTTCGCTTTACGGCATGGTGGCACTTACCGGAGTTGTTGTAAATGATGGTATCGTTTTAGTTGACTGTATCAATAATCTACGCGCGGGAGGGAAAACGATAACAGAGGCAATACAAGAAGCGGGTTTGTTGCGCTTTAGGCCGATTTTATTAACGTCATTAACCACCTTTTTCGGGTTAATGCCCATTATCTTAGAACGTAGTTTGCAGGCACAGTTTTTGATCCCCATGGCAATTTCATTAGGTTTTGGAGTATTGTTCGCCACATTTATTACACTTTTATTGGTTCCGGCGGTTTATTTATTAATCGAGACAGGCAAAGCAAAGTTCTTAAATTGGTTGTGGCCAGACGTAAACCATTCTTGAAAAACGAGTTGGCGATTACGCTTATTGTGCCAGGAAAAACCATTTACTAACGAGGTTAAATTGATCAAAATAATCCTTTATATCAATATTTATAATGATCACAACTGAGCCAAAAGAACGCGTAATAGAGTTACCGTGTTGCTGTAAACCTAAGCCGAAAAAGACGACCTCACAAAACGAGAAAAAGCCAAAGACGTTTGTACAGATGGCTTGGCGGTTTGCTGTAGGATTCATTTTAATGGGACAGATGATGGTCTTTGGGCTGGCGATTAATATTACGCCACCAACATATGGATCTACCCCGTTTTGGGTGATCCACGGCGGATTGATTCTTTCAACCCTACTGGTCGTGCTTTTATTGGGTGGGAGCCTTTTTAGAGAAACATTCCGCATGTTTATGGAGAAACGCCTTTCTATTGAAGGTCTGTTTACCCTAAGCGCCGTGGGCGCGTTTGCGGGATCACTCGTTTGCACCTTGACGGGAAAGGGCGCTGTCTACTACGAAGTCGTCGCGATTGTCTTGTTTATTTATATGGTGGGTAAAATGCTCGGAAATCGATCTCGAGAAAAACTTTTTGAAGAAGTTGATAAACTACGAGCATCCTTTGACTATATATATATACAAACAACCGATACTACGGGACGAACACAAATCCCTTTAACTAAGCTAACGCTTGAAGATAGAGTGGTTGTCGCACCTGGAGAAGCGGTATGCGTTGATGGTATTATTGTCTCCGGTGAAGGCTTTGTGAAAGAAACCGCCTTTACAGGCGAGATTGAGCCCGTTTCTAAAAAAGTGGGAGACGAAGTATTTTCTGGAACCTATTCTGTAGACGGCTCGTTTATTATTCGCCCCAAGACACTCGATCGCAAAATCGACCTCTTGTTAAGCATGATAGAGGAAGCAAGGCAGACACCATCCGCATTGATGGAGCAAGCCAACCGATTAGTGAAATATTTTCTTCCTATTGTGGTTTTAATAAGCTTGGCAACCTTTATAGGCTGGACGATTTATGATTCCTGGATGCCAGCATTGATCAATAGTATGTCGGTTTTGTTAGTTGCTTGCCCCTGTGCCCTTGGCTTGGCGACACCCTTGGCAATTTGGAGTGGTTTGTGGAAACTAGCACAGTTAGGATTAGTCTCTAAAACAGGACAATTGATTGATGCCTTAGCAAAAGTCACGCATGTCGTCTTAGATAAAACAGGTACCCTTACTGAAGATGATTTATGCGTGAGCGACTTCATAGCATTAGGAGAGTACACAAATATACCAAACCAAGTGAAAGCGATTGTGCGTGCCGTGGAAAGCCCTATAGGGCACCCTGTTGCCAGAGCGCTTGCTGTATTACCTCAGGAATCCACAGGGGAATCCCTGTCAGTAGTATCCTCCCGGATTATTGCAGGCAAAGGCATCAAGGCGATTGTAGTAAACACGGATAATAAGACGCAGGAGATGGAAGTATTAATCGGTGAAAAGCAACTTATGCCACTGAATATAGCAGATGCCTTTAAAGCCCCGTTTAGCGACTCTAAAAAAGAGATATATGTTGCGATCAATAATCAACCTGCGGCAATTATACGATTAGACGAGGCCTTTCGCGAAACAACGCAAGATGCGCTTCTGGAGCTACAGAAAATGTCTCTTGCGGTTAGTATACTCACTGGAGACACGCACAAAAAATACAATGACGTGCATGGCGCAAAAATACTTTATGGGATAAGCCCTCAAGAAAAAGATGAATATATAAAAGATATTCAAGGAAAAGGTGATAAAGTGCTTTTTGTAGGAGATGGAATCAATGACGCGATTGCGATGTCTGAGAGCAGTGCTTCGATAGCCATGGGTGGAGCCTCTGAACTCGTGAAGTCAACTGCCATGGGAACGTTATTAAACAGCAACTTAAGTTTACTACCAAAGGCTATCGCACTCTGTCAAAGAGTACATCGCTCTGTCAGAGGAAGCGTTCTATATGCAGCAGGGTACAATATTATAGGCATGTCATTTGCCGCAGCAGGAAAGCTACACCCTGTGATCGCAGTGCTTATCATGCTCGTCTCTAGCGCCTTTGTGACATCGAGAGCTTTTAGAGCTGTACGGGAGCGGTGAAACGGGCTGCTAGATTGTTTCCAATAAGCGTTCTAATTATCAATTTTTTTATTTTCTGACTTGTATATGAAGATAACTTTGTGCTTACTATTCCTGAAGCAGTTTGAAATATAACAAATCTTTTTTAATCCCTCAAAATTCCTACACGTGAAAAAGCTGACTAGAAGAACGTTTTTTAAAGGGCTCTTTGCCACAGCAATCATCGGCACACTTTTGCCATGGTTTAGAAAGTCTGATACACGCAGTTATCCCTTAAACGCTTACAAAGAACCACGAGCTGTTCCACGCTCCAAAAATGCTTGATTACTTTTGCTAATTACCCATGGCTAATATTTTTCCAAAATGGTCTAACTCTGTTCCGCGCAAGGTCATAATTGCTTTGATTTTGCTGTTCGTTGCTTTAGTAGCGGGAATAAATTATTATCTTACGCCTAAATATGCCAATGTGGGCTATGAGCCAACGCAACCGGTTGATTTTGAACACAGTTTGCACGTTGGACAGTTAGGCATGGATTGTCGTTATTGCCATACTTATGTAGACCGTTCCGAACATTCAAATATCCCAGCCACCCAAACTTGCATGAATTGCCATAACCAAATTAAGACAGATTCGGATCGGTTGGCACCCATTAGAGCAAGTTATGAGTCCGGTAAAGCTGTCCAATGGGTTAAGGTGCATCATGCACCTGAATATGTTTATTTTAACCACGCGGTGCACGTAAATCGCGGTGTGAGCTGTGTGGAATGTCACGGCAAAGTCAATGAGATGAAAGTTGTTTATCAGGATAAATCATTGTCCATGACATTTTGCTTAGACTGTCACCGTAATCCAGAAAATTTTGTAAGACCTCTTAACGAAGTATATAACCTTGATTGGAAGGCGGAAAGTCCAGAAAAACAAAAGCAGCAAGGGCTTGCTTATGTACATGACTGGAAAATCACTCCTCCCGTAAGCTGTTCCGGTTGCCATCGATGAAATCAGATAATTTAAATAACGATAAAGAAAACAAAATGCCACAAGAAGAGACTCCAAATGGGCGCAATTATTGGCGTAGTTTAGATGAACTCACGGGTGCACCTGAGTTTAAGCAGTGGCTTGATCGTGAATTTCCTGAAGGTGCTTCAGAAATAAACGGCGTTGATAGACGTCAGTTTATGAAAATCATGGCAGCATCCTTTGCGCTTGCCGGTGTAGGCCTTGCGGGTTGCCGTCAGCAAACCGTCAATGTACTGCCTTATTCAAAGCAGCCGGAGCGGATTGTTCCTGGTGTTCCTATTTATTATACCTCATCCATGCCATCTGCGAAGGACAATATTCCTTTGCTCGTGGAAACGCATGACGCAAGGCCAACTAAGATTGAGGGTAACCCGAGTTATCTAGCTTATAATGGTGCGACAGATACTTTTTCCCAAGCGAGTATTTTAAATCTTTATGATCCTGATCGTGCTCAACGCAGCATGGATAATGATAAGGGAAAAGCGTTATCTAAGGCAGAAGTTTTAGATTTATTTACCTATATCAATCATCAATTTAGCGAAACGCAAGGGGAGGGGTTGGCCGTTTTAGCAGAGCCATCATCGTCTCCTACAAGAGCTCGATTGGTAAACGAGTTTAAAAAGAAATTCCCTAAAGCGGTATGGGCTGAATACGATCCTACCGTTGATAATAGTGCCGAAAAAGTATTGGGTCGCTTTTTCCAATACAGTGATCCGCTTGCAGATAAGATGCCGGATGACTTTATACGCCCGCAATATCATTTTGAGAATGCAAAAAGGATATTAGCAATTGATTCTGACTTTTTACATAGTGAGCCTGGCCAATTAGGTAATTCTCGTGCATTTGCAAACGCACGCCGCGTGCATACCACTAAGGATGCTTCTAAAATGAATCGTCTCTATGCGGTGGAAAGTAATTTTACGCTTACCGGAGGTATGGCTGATCACCGTTTGCGTTTGCCTGCTTCACATGCGACAGCCTTTACGCATTTAGTAGCTGCAGAAATTTTTGAACTAGCAGGCTGGGATTCTGCCGTGGTTGATGCTTTACGCCAAAAGGGTTCTGGATTAACTGTTGACCATAAGTGGATTAAGGAATGTGCGAGAGATCTTTATGATTATCGCAAGCAGTCCCTCATTATCGCAGGGGATGACATGCCTGAAGATATTCATTTCTTGGTGATGTTGATGAACAACCTTTTAAGCGCGGAAGGTGAGACCGTTTCTTATTCCAAATTACCTTCAGATCAAGCCATCAGCATAAAAGAGCTGGCCGACTTAATCAAAAAAGGTACTATTGGTACGTTAGTTGTGCTAGGCGGCAACCCTGTTTACAATGCACCAGCAGATCTCAATTGGCCAAAACTACAGAAGTCCATCAACCGTGTGACTCACTTGAGTTACTATTTTAACGAAACCTCCAAGCTGGCGAATGAGCATATCGCTGCTAATCATTATTTGGAGAGTTGGGGAGATGGTAGAGCGTATGATGGTACATATGTACCGGTACAGCCCATGATTCTGCCCTTATTTGATGGATTTACTGAGCTTGAGCTTTTAGCCAAAGTACTCGGTTTAAAAGATGCAGAGCCTTACGGTTTGGTTCGGGAAACGTTTGAGAGCATGAATCCCAATATCTCCATAGAAGAGTGGTTAGGATTAGGTGTTTTGAAAAACTCCGAGTTCCCCTATGTCTCTTTTAAGATTAGCCGTTCCCAAGTTGAAAATTTTGTAGAGCGAGCTGAAACGATTTCCGTTCCTCAGTTGTCTGAAGATAACTTAGAAGTTCGACTTGTTCTGAGTAACCAAGTTTTAGATGGTCGCTACAACAATAACGGTTGGTTGCAAGAGCTTCCGGATCCCTTGACAAAGCTGACTTGGGATAACGCGATTTCCATAAGCCCGCGATTAGCCAAGGAACTTACACAGAAGACAGGTCTTCCCATTGTGCCTAAAGCGAGCTTGATGAATGAGTTGGGCCAATTAGAGCACGATGCCAATTCTTTCTTGCGTGGAAAGGAACAAGCCTTCGTAGCTGAATTGACAGTCAATGGCAAAACAGTCAAAGGCCCATTACATGTGCAGCCTGGTTTAGCAGACTACACGCTTGTGATTCCCGTTGGTTATGGTAGAACAGTGACAGGAAATGTTGGCTCTGGTACCGGTTTTGATGCTTATCCACTCAGTATTGGAAGTATCAATACGCCTTTAGTTGGTGCGCGATTAAAAATAAGCGATGAAATTTACGAGCTTGCGAATACCCAAGAGCACTGGTCCATGGAAGGGCGCGCTATTCTTCGTGAGAGTACGGCAGACGATTATGCCCACAATCCAGACTTTGTTAACAAAATGGGCGTGGAATCCCATTCGCCTGCTATCTATGGAACTGCGAAGAATGATTCCCTGCAAAAGAAGGTAACCGAAATTCCTCGGGGAGGATCTCTTTATAAGACACCTGATTTTACAGGAGCACAGCAGTGGGGGATGAGCATAGACCTTAATACCTGTACGGGTTGTAATGCATGTGTGGTAGCTTGCCAAAGTGAAAATAATATTCCCATTATTGGTAAAGATCAAGTGCTTCGAGGTCGTGAGATGCATTGGATTCGTATGGATCGCTATTTCTCAAGCAACGACAACAATACGATGGAAATTCCTGAGGACCCTCAAGTTTCCTTCATGAGTATGCTTTGTCAGCACTGTGAATTGGCACCTTGCGAAACAGTTTGTCCGGTTAATGCCACTGTACACGATGAATCCGGCCTTAATGTTATGGCATACAATCGTTGCGTGGGTACACGATATTGCGCAAACAACTGTCCATATAAAGTTCGTCGCTTTAATTTCTTTGATTGGAACAAACGTGAAATTGATCATTTCTATGAAGGGCCTATGGGACCTTCCGGTATGCCTGAACTTCACAAAATGCAGAAAAACCCAAATGTTACGGTTCGTATGCGTGGTGTTATGGAAAAATGCACCTTCTGTGTACAACGAATTGAGGCTGCAAAAATTAATCAACGCGTAAAAGCTAAGGATTCGCCTGATGTGATGGTTCCGGATGGAGCGATCAAA is a window encoding:
- a CDS encoding cytochrome C, with product MANIFPKWSNSVPRKVIIALILLFVALVAGINYYLTPKYANVGYEPTQPVDFEHSLHVGQLGMDCRYCHTYVDRSEHSNIPATQTCMNCHNQIKTDSDRLAPIRASYESGKAVQWVKVHHAPEYVYFNHAVHVNRGVSCVECHGKVNEMKVVYQDKSLSMTFCLDCHRNPENFVRPLNEVYNLDWKAESPEKQKQQGLAYVHDWKITPPVSCSGCHR